The DNA sequence aagtcCAGCCAACCATTACATTCGCTCACCCACCACTACCACTGCTACTCGGCAGCACACGTCAACTGCCACacctttccttccaacCCATCACACATTTGTAAATCCCAAAATTTCCTCTCAAAAGAAACCGCTCAAGAAACTCCAAGCCCAAAGTGGAATGTCGTCAAAAGCCAAAGTAGGCTCGTGGCTTGAGCACAACGACAAGTCTCAAGCGGAAGCCTATGAATCAGCCTCAGAAAATGACGAtcttgatgatggaagaattAATGGGAAACATCCCATAGAtgtggacgaggaagacgaggatgacgCGGAAATAGCAGGAGAAGTGAtagggagaagggaagatgataTCAGTTGGGAGGAGCTTGGACAGTCCATGAGGCTTTCATTGTCAGATCCAAgtaaaaagagaagaagagcattCATTTCTCGATATCTTTACGTTTCAGAACAATGTAAGTAATATCAAAATGAATATTTCCACTTAACTGATGTCGGATCCAGCACCTCCACCAGCTCAAGTACCAATGGTGTTAACGACATTGCTTTCAtgtctttccctttcgGGGGACATCGACCACAGCGATGATATTGTATCAGTTCTCCAAGAGCTTGTGCGTAGggatgagaagatggaagagggcaAGATGAAACTTGGAGACAAGCTCGTGAAGTGGTCGAGCATGGAAGTGGAAAAGATGGCGAACCCAGCAAAGAGGTGAGTTCACCAAGgcactttcttttctcggaGCTCACAACCGGTAGCATCACGCCCGTTAATCTGTTCCCATTCCTTGTCTTGCTCGTCTCTCTAATTTCCACGTTATCCTCAACACGGTCGCCTGCCGATCAAttcatttcctcttcccaagGTCAagatcttttcctttctctaGCCTTGGTCCTGGATGCCATGCGTTcaggagagaaagaactCTCTTCAGAAGGCCGAGTGAGGAGACTTCGAAAAAAGTCTGGAATAAGAATCTGGAGGCTGTTGCGAGAACACAGGGCGTCTTTGCCGTTGATACTGCATTCGCTCGTGACAAGAACATGCTCTACTCCTGCTCGACTATCTGTACTTATAAGTCATGTCGTTGGCGTGGCTTTGCGCCTCAAAGCCCTTCCTAAGGGTATCGAGGGACCGTCTGGGAGGGAAATTGTTGAGCACGAAAAGGACGCAATCTTGAACTACTATTCTACCAATATCCTTGGCGCCAAATCAGCGATTGCCCGCCACTCGTCGACAGTATTTCAGGAATTCGTGTCCGAATTTGTTTCTTATCAGGTCCTCTCCGAGAAACTTATTCCTCAGGCTGAAAAGATGCTGCTTCGATCGCCTGAAGTGGCTCTTGAGCTTTTGGCTGATCTTCTCACTTTCTGCACCCACGATATCTCTCCGCTTCTTCCCGCCAAGCTGCTCAATCCCACACTTTCTGCCTCAAAATCATCCAATGCTGATACTCGAAATAAATCACGGATTCTTTTGCGAGCTATCATTGAAAGATGCTCAGACAAGACTGTGCAAGGGAAAATTGCCAGTGAAATCATAGCTCTTCCGAAGGGCGGTAAAACGGCCAGTCCCGAACACCGAACTGTGCTTTTCAATATGCTCACCGACCTGCCCGTATCCGACGCTGTTTCACCCTCGGTAGTCGATACCCTTCCAACCCTCATTGCTAAAGAGGGCAACGAACCTGCATTCCAAACTCTCTGTTCTGCCCTCGGtcaccatcttttccataccttttcttccaaccAGTCTATGGCCGCTTCCGCTAGCCAAGCTCTTTTGAAAGAACTTGCGTCCACCAAGATCCCAACTCGCCGTGCCCTTTCAAATGCCGTCGGTCAGGCTATCTGGGAAATTGGCAGCAAGGGTCAGCAATTCTCGATGGAAGGTGAGAAGCTCATAAGCGCAATTGCCCCTGCCCTAGAGAATAATCTCAAGGCCGCTTCCGTTTGTCCTCCTGCCAATCCCACAGGTTTCCTTGAAGGCTACGTCGCCCTCGCACTTGCTCTTGGCCCTCTCAAGGGTATGCCCTCTGCGGAGAAGCTTACCTCCAGCCCGGCAATGGAAGGTATCCTTGCGACCTCACCAAAGCCGTCTTTCGTGCTTAACGACAAAGTGTACCAACGACTACCCTCATCAGAAGATAACCTTTGGCTGTTGAGGTCCCTTGAGGGCATCGTAGGTGGTTCAAGTAGCAAAATTAACACAGATGGTGCCAGGATCTCTATAGGACTGGCTTTCATCCACTTGGTCTTTGAAAGCAAGTCTAGCCCTGTCAGGCGTGGAGCTCTTGAAGTTCTGTCCAAGCTTACAAAGGCTCAGCCTCAAGTAATTGGCCGAATAGTCCGATTCGCTCTTCAGTCATGGCTTCAGGCTCAAGACGAGCGCCGCGCCGCGGCCAAACCTTCTtctgaggaggaagagaccGTGACCAGCAAGTCTCGAGACATTGGCCGTCTTCTGTCGTCCATTTTTGTCGCCGATATTGATACCCCTAAGGATATTCTGGAGAATCTTGCTGTGGACTTTATCGTGCTCGCCCATCATCCTGAAATTAGTCCTGAAGCACAAACGAGCTGGGTCGGGTTGGTGCAAGCTCTGGGCCTTGATCCCGCTGCAGTGGCGCGAGATGCAAAGGACAGAATCTTGGTTGAATTGTGGGAAGCCGCCGGTACACCCCCTTCGGTAAGCAGTTTTTATGTGGTCTTATATTGCAAAGAGCTAATAGAAGAAATATAGGATGTGAGACTTGCAGAGGCTGCTTATCATGCGGCGACAACCCTGGCATTCATTTGTCCTTCTGTGTATGTTGATGCCTTTGTGCATCAACTTAAGGAGGACCTTAACCCCGCGTCTTTGGCTTTCATCGGgctggaagaaagaggtaTCTGGGCGACTCCCGAAGATCAGACTTTTGTTGATGGTTAGTGAGCTTTACTTCAGTATGGACATCCAATCTAACCATGTGATTCAGTATTGGCCCAAAAGAAGGACGGCGTGCCTGAAAATAAAAACCGTAAGGATTACGCCACCGAAAAGTGGGAACAAGAAGTTCGCGAATCTCTCGCCAAAAAACGCACTGCCACCGCTGGCGTTAAACATTCGAAGCAGGACCAAGCACTTATCAACGCTCAATTAGCTAAGGAATCTGCCACTAGACAGCAGATTAGGCATGTGCAGGGCGCTTTGAATAGAGGTATTGAGCTTGTGAGCGCTTTGACCAAGGCTGGAAatgttgaggttgagagaTGTGTGGGAGGAATGGCAGCGGCGTTGTTGAGTAGTGTTTTTGCTGCCGGAAGCTTCTTGGTAGATGGCAGAGCGTTCGACGTCTTCTCTGTAAGTCTCGTTCGAAACTCTTGTAGATTAGTCTCTGATTCAGTTCCAGCAACTTGGCAACCTGGCTTCTGAAAGGCTGGGTGAGACTAGGAGATTGTTGATGGCGACCATTTTGCGATTCTCTGAGTCTCCTTTCGTTCCTTCAGACTATCTGGACGAACCTCTCGGCGGTAAGTGTCTTTCTGCAGTGATTAAAAGATTTACTGACGGCACTGTCTACAGAGGTCACAACCAGGATCATGCACCAAATCCACTTTATCGCCGCACAGTCTCCCTTGGATAGTACCACCTACTCTCTCACCAGCCTATTGCTCTCCGTGGTCGTTGAGAGTGGAGGCGTTGGTGTTGAAGGCCAGAGCGATGAGGCTTTGGAGCAATTAACTTTGGTGGTCGCCATCATTGCTACATGTGTTGGAGAATGTGAGTCAGCGATTAACGAGATTGAATGAAATCAGAAAACCAGCGCTGATGAAATTTAGTCGAAAACGGCACCTATCCTCGCCTTGAAACTATCCGCGCCCTCTTGCATATTCTCACAACCTACACGAAGCTGTCAAAGGATGCCGCGTCAGCACTTGCTGACCTCGGTGCTGCTATCAAGGATGTTGCAACTCAAGGCGAAATTCGGGAGATGATTTCTGGTACCCTTTCAAAGGAGTCTTATGTGCGAAACGCTGCTTTACAAGCTCTTACCCCTGTGGACATTACCGATTTCGATTATCTCGAGGAGCTATGGATCGCTATgcacgacgacgatgagcaGAATGCGAACCTCGCTTCCCACATCTGGGAGGATAATGGTCTTGACTTGCCTGAGAACTACCTGGCTAGTCTCTTAGCCTATTTATGCCACGATTCTGCTGCAGTCAGGTTGGGGACCGCCAAAGCTCTTGCGGAAAGCGCCGACCAGTATCCTCAGCAGGTGGAACCTACCATCAATGGTTTGGAAGTACTCTATGTCGAAAAAGCTAAGTTGCTTGTGCCCGAATATGACCAATTTGTAAGTTTAAATTTTCTCGTACAAGGTGCATTTCTGACACCGAGTGATAGGGCATGATTATTCCCGAGACCGTAAATCGTCCTGATCCATGGGAATCTCGTGTCGCTATCGCTGCTGCTCTTGAGAAAATGGCCCCTCTTTTGTCTACTGACATGATTACCCCTATCTTTGACTTCCTTATCAAGCAGGAAACTTTGGGTGATCGTCATTCAGCAGTAAGAAGCGCCATGCTTAACGCTGCAATCAAAATTATCGATCTCCACGGCGGATTGACCGTGACAagtttgatgaagatgtttgAGGATCATTTGGCGGCGAACTTACCGGCCAGTGAAACAAATGATTACATCAAAGAGGCCGTTGTCATTGTAGGTGGCGATGTTAGCTCATTAGTCAATCTCTGATCTCTTCACAGCTCTTCGGTCGTCTTGCTCGTCATCTTGATTCTACAGACCCTCGTATCCCCAAGGTCGTGGACCGTCTTGTGGAAGCTCTTAACACCCCCTCTGAACTTGTTCAGTCAGCTGTTGCAGACtgtcttccacctcttgTTCGAGACATGGCCGAAGAATGCGAGTACTTGGTTGACCGTCTCTTCTCGACACTTACCACTGGTGCCAAGTACGCTGCTAGACGTGGAGCTGCTTACGGTCTTGCGGGAGTGGTCAAAGGACGGGGTCTTCAGAGTCTGAAGGAGTACGAGTTGATGGACAAATTGAAGGATGCTGCTGAGGATAAGGACAAAAGTGCATATCAATCCAGACAAGGTGCTCTTTTCGCCTACGAAACTCTTTCCGGGACGTTGGGTAAAGTCTTTGAGCCTTACGTCATTGAGATCATTCCCCAGCTTTTGGCCCTGTTCGGTGATGCTAACGCCGATGTGCGAGAAGCTACACAGGACTGTGCCCAGGTTATCATGTCTCGTGTTTCTGGACACTGCGTCAAGTTGATGTTGCCCACCCTTTTGGATGCATTGGAGGAAAAACAGTGGAGAACAAAAAAGGGTGCTATTGAGCTTCTTGGGTAAGTTCGTGCCTGGCTACGTTGAAATCGTAAGCTTATGATTTATAGTGCAATGGCCTTCTGCGCTCCTCGACAGTTGTCTCTCTCACTTCCTACTATCATCCCCCATCTGACTGGTGTAATCAATGATTCCCACGCACAGGTTAAATCTGCAGCGAACACCAGTTTGAAGCGATTCGGTGAAGTGCTGAACAACCCCGAAATTAAGGCTATCCAGAGCACTCTCATGAAAGCCCTTGCCGACCCCACGGCCAAGACAAACACTGCGCTTTCTTCCTTACTCAAGACGACATTCGAGCATTATCTTGATGCTCCTTCTTTGGCCCTGGTCATGCCTATTATCGATCGAGGTTTGCGTCAACGAAGCTCCGAAACCAAACGAAAGTCTGCCCAGATTGTTGGAAATATGGCGTCGCTTACAGAAACCCGTGACCTTGTACCTTATCTTGACCAGCTAATGCCCCTCGTACATGACGTCCTTATCGATCCTGTTCCCGAAGCCCGAGCCACCGCTGCTAAGTCTCTTGGTACTCTCGTCGAACGATTGGGTGAGACTAATTTCCCTAATCTTGTCAACGAGTTGCTTCAGACTCTTAGGTCCGATACCAGTGGTGTCGACAGACAAGGGGCAGCCCAAGGTCTCAGTGAAGTGCTTTCTGGTTTGGGTATGGAGAGGTTGGAGGGTTTGATGCCAGATATCATCACCAGCACTGCGAGCCCGAGGCCTTACGTGCGAGAAGGTTTCATCTCCCTTTTGGTTTACTTACCAGCCACTTTCGGCCATCGATTTGCCCCACACCTCAGCAGAGTTATCCCCCCGGTGCTCAATGGTTTGGCCGACGATTCTGAATATGGTAAGTAACGGCTTGAAATGTTCGTTCTCAGCTGATGAATCTTTGCCAGTTCGCGAGGCGTCTATGCGTGCTGGTAAAATGATTATCGCCAACTACTCAGGAAAGGCCGTTGACTTGCTGTTACCTGAGCTGGAAAAAGGAATGTTGGATCCCTCGTGGCGAATCAGAGTAAGCAACTTTAAGTTTCTGGGGAGATCATCTACTGACGTATGTATCTAGCAATCCTCGATCTCTCTTACCGGAGAGTTGCTCTACAAAGTCACTGGTATCAGTGGCAAGGTCGaactggaggaagaagacgctCCTACACAATCCGCAGACCATGCCAGGCGAGCTTTGCTGGAGGCATTGGGTGCCGAGCGACGAGATAGGGTATTGGCTGCTCTTTATATCGTTCGACAGGACGCTGTGGGTGTCGTCAGACAGGCCTCTATTCATATCTGGAAGGCGCTTGTGCAAAGTGAGTTACTCCTGAGCAGCCTCAAAATCGAAATCCTAACTGTTGAACAGACACTCCGAAGACCACCAGGGACATCTTGGGCATTCTCATGCAAATACTCATGTCCCTCTTGGGCAGTTCCCATGTGGAGCAACAAGAGGCGAGTAGTTAACTTCCGTGATCATTATTCAACAGCTGCTAATATTTGTCATATTAGACTGCATCTCGAACTATTGGAGAACTTTGTCGGAAGAACGGCGAGCGAATCTTAGGCTCCATTATTCCGATTTTGCAAGAGGCGATCTCTTCACCGGATGCCAAAACCAAGGAAGGAGCTTGTCTTGCTTTCGCCGATGTCATGTGCGTTCGCCTTTTCACTTCAAATGAAGTATACTGATATGATTTGCAGGGCTTCTACCAACAAAGACATCATCTCAGAGCACGAAGATGCTATCATCTCATCTATCCGCGCAGCGTTGGTCGATTCGGAGCCTTCTGTCcgtgctgctgctgcaaaGACCTTTGACTCTGCCCAACACTACATGGGTACCAAAGCCATTGACCAAACCATCCCGACTCTTTTGGAGGCTATGCGTCACCCTGGCGAATCTTCTGAGACTGCTTTGCAAGCTCTACAGGAGGTTATGAGCGTAAGACATTGATTTCTGCGATAGCTGCTCGCATTTCTAACCTTCATTTGATCACAGGTTCGAGCCAATAGCGTTTTCCCAGTTCTCATACCGACCCTTATTGCACAGCCCATCACAGCGTTCAATGCCCGTGCCCTTGGTCAACTCGTCAAGGTCGCAGGCTCAGCTCTCAACAGGCGTTTGGACACTGTGCTCAACGCTTTGGTCCTATCcttggaaaaggagacCTCTGAGGAGATCCTAGAAGAGCTGAACGCCGCGATTGAGTCGTTATTGGAGTCTGTCGAAGATTCGGAAGGTATCCACCTTTTGGAGATGCTTCTCCTTGGCTGGTACGTATGAGCCATCGTTTCAGCTTTACGTTGAATTCTTATCACTGATAATCTCGATAGGGCACGAGATGTCAATCCCACAAGGCGTTCTACTGCCTGCGATATCTTTGGCACCTTCTGTCAAGTCAACGATTCTGACACAAGCGAATACCGTATCGACTGGATCCGTGTACTTATCTCTCTTATGGACGATGACGTCGAAGAAGTCGTCACTAGCGCTTGGGAGGCGCTCGATCACTTTGTTAAGACCATCGACAAGAGTGAGCTGGAAGATCTTGTcgttcctcttcgtcgCGCAATCGAGTCGGCTGGTGCACCCGGACGCCCAGTCCCCGGTTTTTCAAGACCCAAAGGTGTCCAGTCCATTGTGCCGATTTTGTTGGGCGGTGTGCTCAGTGGAACtcaagaacaaaaagaacaaGCCGCTTTGGGTATCGGAGAGCTTGTGCAAAGGACAACGGAGGCCGCCATCAAACCGTACATCATCCAGCTCGCTGGACCTCTTATTCGTGTCATTTCTGGTCAGGCCATCGCTCCTCAGATCAAGACCGCCATGTAAGTTTACTAGGCTATTGTTAATTTGCGATGGAGGTTGACAATGTTTATATAGCCTTACAACACTCACGGTTCTCCTAGAAGAAGTTCCCCAGCTTGTCAAACCCTTCCACCCTCAGCTTACCCGAACTTTCGTCAAGTCTGCTCAAGACCCTGCAGCTCTTTCTGTGCGAAACAAGGCTGCTTCCGGTTTGGGCGAGTTGATGAAACATCAGGTAGGTTTGATCTATGGAttgtcttcctcctttggATGTGGGCCTAACATATTTTCCTTAGCCTCGAGTCGACCCTCTGATCACCGAGCTTATCGGCGGTGTACGATCTGGCGACAGTGACATTGCGCCATCCATGGCCAATGCCCTTGCCGCTGTATGCTCTAGTGCGGGGAAAAATATTGGCGCTGCAGCCAAAGCTTCCATTGTCGAGTTGGCGGAAGAAGCGTTCGAGGAAAAACGAAGCGAGAGCTACAATCTTGCTATCTCCCGTGTCGTCGCTGGTCTCGCCCGGACCGATCCCCAGTGCATCAAGGAGATCATCGACAGTTTCGTTGCCCCcgcccttcctcccacACCTTTGGTGAGCATCATGATTCTTACGGTTCTTGAAGAATCTCCGGATGTGTTCTATGATCTTGATTGTGTGGAGGACATTGTGAGGAGAGTTATGAGCAGCATCAGCGCAGACAGCTCCGCGGCTGCCAGGCCCGCAAGGGAGGCCCGAGAACtgatgaggaaaggaaggtatggggatgatgagaaggTGCAGACCTTGTTGCGGTAGAGTTTGttagagaagaaaaggaagaatgtggTATAGTAACCCTCTAAAGGGTAGTGTAGAATTCTATGTTTCCAGCATTTATGCACCCTAGATTCATTGCAGTGTGAGAAACAAGAATACCGTGAAATTGATAACCATCAAAATTCGATTCTCATTATATCCCACATACCCATTACAAATCAAGGCGCTAATTATGGCTACAAACCTAATATGTGATCATACAAATCAACGTCAATCATGGTGTTGTCGAAACTCCCGTCCTACACTGTCAGGGATCAATCTCATGTGTAGCCCGTACGGGGCTATaaatcttctcctctgcctcaCCTTCCTGCTGATACCTCTGAGGTGGACTTGGAAACTTATCCACAAAACTGATAGCCATTGAGTCTCTATAACCATTGATCGTAGGCGACAATGGTATATCGCCTCTTGAATCTCTCCTACGAGTCCAAGACGGCGATCTTCCTTTTTGTTGAGGACTAGGAAAATTGAGAGAGTAAGAAGGATATGCGGGATTGACAAGATACCGTTGATGAGATACGGAAAATGTCACAGGCGACGGCAAGATGGAAGGGTTCTGGGCAGGGATAGTGCCTGATtcgggaagggaaggagaaactGGAGCAGAGATCGAGTCGGTTGATACAGATACCCGAGGAGGAGTAGATGGAGTATTTTGAGCAGAAAAGGCTTTGAGCAAAGTCAATGTTAAAGTCACAGACAGTTCGTTGACATCAACTTACTTTCAAAGGAATTTGCTGCCTCTTCACTCCCACCATTCTTTTTCGCATTTAATTTTCTTGGTTGGATATCCAGAGGTTCACCTATCGTGATCGGCGCTAAAAGTTTCTTAGGGCCGGAGGAGATAACATCATCTGCAGCCAAGGTTTGATCATTCAGCGGCATTTCGGGCGTCCCGATTTCCAAATACGTCCCATCATCGCTGCCTTCGGATACTGGACGAAATTTGCCCTCGGACAATTCTTGCTCCGTCTGATATACAACCGTCTGGGACTGTTTCACTTCGCCAGGACTACTAGTCTGTCGGGTGTAGGGAATGGCGGGTAGAGATGATGTATCATGGGAGGGAAGACTTGACGTAGTTTGTGAGTCAATAGGGGTTCGAAAGAACAATCCCTTTTTTGTAGCTTTGCGTCAGAACTAGGTAATCGGCTATATCGCGGAATCGCCAACCACTCACTTGAAAGTCTTCATCCGCGGCCGTACTTGGAGTATCACCCAACTTTGGATCGAactccttctttctgcctTTCATTTCTGCTTTGGTGCAGGCCATCTCATCATTAGCACCGCCAAATGCGGTGGGCCCGCTCTTTTCTTGTTCGTCCATGACACCTACACTGGCGGCCgtttctccctttctcGCATTCGTATAACCACCATTAACAGACCTCAGAGAAGGGACTGGCAACACAGCAGACGAATTGTTGGCAGCTTCAAAAGCTGCAGATGTCGCTGTCGTATTCACATTGCTGATGTTTGTCGACGTCGACACCGCTAGAGGTTTAACAGGTGATATATTATATTCCTGCCGGCGGTAGCCCAATGGACTTTGGAGCGGCGATTGGAAAGCTTGCTTAAGACGTGCCCGTTGATGTTGCTTGGCTAAAAAGGCTCGTGCTTTTGATGATCCTGTAGACCCATTGGAAAGGCGTTTCTCCTCGATCGAATGTCTAGAATCTTGAGAATATCTGACTGAGGATTCAGGGGCAATCCGGCTAGTGTCAACCACAGGTGACAAGGGGGGTAGCGCTAATCCTTCATCTGCGTTTGCAGTTGCAGGACTTGGAGTATCAACCCGTTCCACGGGAGCTTGTGGGGCCTCAAAACCTCCCGTATCTGGCGATATCGCCACACCGATAGAATCAGGGCAAGGTGACACGGGCAGATCATTTGGAATGACGAGCAAGTCTGCCTCGGGCGGCAAATTAGGCAAAGGCTTTGACAGATCGAGTGGTGGCAGGATATTATTTgtcctttccatctttgtTGCCCGTTGAGTAGGCGTTCCTCGgccgacgacgacgaccaGACCTCTATCAGCAACGGAAGGTTGTTTAAAGTGTAATGATGGACCTGAATGAGGGGCCGGGGGTTGATTGCATGATGGCTTACTAGAGGCAAAGCTATTGAGGAGGTTTGGATGACTCCTAGTGTGGCCAGGAGTATACAGACCTTGAGGGACTGGAGACTCTGACCTATGGCGTGAAACGGAGTTGGAGGCATCAGGCCTTTTGGCCGGGAATCCATCGCGCTTGATAGTAGAGGCAGATTTGGCAAAGGTAAACCTTTCTGGGATCTCGCTTGGCTTCTCACTTGCAACGGGCTCCAGAAGCCCTCGATTTCGATCGTTTTTACGAATATCCTTCTCTGATACGGACGAGCCTCCACTGTGCCGTGTCCACCGGTTTCCCAACGATGTAGacctttttctcccttGTATGATTCCCAAATTCAAACTGGACATTGAGTTGCTCTTACCCCTTTCTCTGCTGCGACGTCGTTCTCTTTCTCGTGCTTTTGTGTTACCAACAGGTAGGGCATCTGGTGGCGGTTCTGCACGGCAACCTAGACTGATagctcgtcctcttctctcgACATAACCTGcccattcttccctttccctcatCCTTGCTTTACCATTCTCCAAAACTTTTTCAGTGTCATCGGACGTCGTCATTGTCGTAAGACTACCTATGCTGCTACGTCTGCCATGCCGGTCTTGCAGCGGTTGAGCAAGCAGATTAGGACGGGGGAAAATGAACAGCTCACTGCTGGAAGAAGGCTCCCATTGCCTAGGTTCTTCCTTGGTAGTATAAAGATCATGCTGCTGGTGTTTTGGCCGATGAGGAGCAGATACCGTCCGCTGTCGTTTCTCACGGTCCATATCCTGATGGTCAAGGAACGAACCGCGTGCGTACCTAGGAGTATCATCTCTGGTGCCTTTGGTACTTTCCCTTAATTGACGGTTGAGGGGAGAGAATAATATGTTGGGTTCCGCTAGGCCGGTTGG is a window from the Cryptococcus neoformans var. neoformans JEC21 chromosome 2 sequence genome containing:
- a CDS encoding regulation of translational elongation-related protein, putative; protein product: MSSKAKVGSWLEHNDKSQAEAYESASENDDLDDGRINGKHPIDVDEEDEDDAEIAGEVIGRREDDISWEELGQSMRLSLSDPSKKRRRAFISRYLYVSEQSPPPAQVPMVLTTLLSCLSLSGDIDHSDDIVSVLQELVRRDEKMEEGKMKLGDKLVKWSSMEVEKMANPAKSITPVNLFPFLVLLVSLISTLSSTRSPADQFISSSQGQDLFLSLALVLDAMRSGEKELSSEGRVRRLRKKSGIRIWRLLREHRASLPLILHSLVTRTCSTPARLSVLISHVVGVALRLKALPKGIEGPSGREIVEHEKDAILNYYSTNILGAKSAIARHSSTVFQEFVSEFVSYQVLSEKLIPQAEKMLLRSPEVALELLADLLTFCTHDISPLLPAKLLNPTLSASKSSNADTRNKSRILLRAIIERCSDKTVQGKIASEIIALPKGGKTASPEHRTVLFNMLTDLPVSDAVSPSVVDTLPTLIAKEGNEPAFQTLCSALGHHLFHTFSSNQSMAASASQALLKELASTKIPTRRALSNAVGQAIWEIGSKGQQFSMEGEKLISAIAPALENNLKAASVCPPANPTGFLEGYVALALALGPLKGMPSAEKLTSSPAMEGILATSPKPSFVLNDKVYQRLPSSEDNLWLLRSLEGIVGGSSSKINTDGARISIGLAFIHLVFESKSSPVRRGALEVLSKLTKAQPQVIGRIVRFALQSWLQAQDERRAAAKPSSEEEETVTSKSRDIGRLLSSIFVADIDTPKDILENLAVDFIVLAHHPEISPEAQTSWVGLVQALGLDPAAVARDAKDRILVELWEAAGTPPSDVRLAEAAYHAATTLAFICPSVYVDAFVHQLKEDLNPASLAFIGLEERGIWATPEDQTFVDVLAQKKDGVPENKNRKDYATEKWEQEVRESLAKKRTATAGVKHSKQDQALINAQLAKESATRQQIRHVQGALNRGIELVSALTKAGNVEVERCVGGMAAALLSSVFAAGSFLVDGRAFDVFSQLGNLASERLGETRRLLMATILRFSESPFVPSDYLDEPLGEVTTRIMHQIHFIAAQSPLDSTTYSLTSLLLSVVVESGGVGVEGQSDEALEQLTLVVAIIATCVGEFENGTYPRLETIRALLHILTTYTKLSKDAASALADLGAAIKDVATQGEIREMISGTLSKESYVRNAALQALTPVDITDFDYLEELWIAMHDDDEQNANLASHIWEDNGLDLPENYLASLLAYLCHDSAAVRLGTAKALAESADQYPQQVEPTINGLEVLYVEKAKLLVPEYDQFGMIIPETVNRPDPWESRVAIAAALEKMAPLLSTDMITPIFDFLIKQETLGDRHSAVRSAMLNAAIKIIDLHGGLTVTSLMKMFEDHLAANLPASETNDYIKEAVVILFGRLARHLDSTDPRIPKVVDRLVEALNTPSELVQSAVADCLPPLVRDMAEECEYLVDRLFSTLTTGAKYAARRGAAYGLAGVVKGRGLQSLKEYELMDKLKDAAEDKDKSAYQSRQGALFAYETLSGTLGKVFEPYVIEIIPQLLALFGDANADVREATQDCAQVIMSRVSGHCVKLMLPTLLDALEEKQWRTKKGAIELLGAMAFCAPRQLSLSLPTIIPHLTGVINDSHAQVKSAANTSLKRFGEVLNNPEIKAIQSTLMKALADPTAKTNTALSSLLKTTFEHYLDAPSLALVMPIIDRGLRQRSSETKRKSAQIVGNMASLTETRDLVPYLDQLMPLVHDVLIDPVPEARATAAKSLGTLVERLGETNFPNLVNELLQTLRSDTSGVDRQGAAQGLSEVLSGLGMERLEGLMPDIITSTASPRPYVREGFISLLVYLPATFGHRFAPHLSRVIPPVLNGLADDSEYVREASMRAGKMIIANYSGKAVDLLLPELEKGMLDPSWRIRQSSISLTGELLYKVTGISGKVELEEEDAPTQSADHARRALLEALGAERRDRVLAALYIVRQDAVGVVRQASIHIWKALVQNTPKTTRDILGILMQILMSLLGSSHVEQQETASRTIGELCRKNGERILGSIIPILQEAISSPDAKTKEGACLAFADVMASTNKDIISEHEDAIISSIRAALVDSEPSVRAAAAKTFDSAQHYMGTKAIDQTIPTLLEAMRHPGESSETALQALQEVMSVRANSVFPVLIPTLIAQPITAFNARALGQLVKVAGSALNRRLDTVLNALVLSLEKETSEEILEELNAAIESLLESVEDSEGIHLLEMLLLGWARDVNPTRRSTACDIFGTFCQVNDSDTSEYRIDWIRVLISLMDDDVEEVVTSAWEALDHFVKTIDKSELEDLVVPLRRAIESAGAPGRPVPGFSRPKGVQSIVPILLGGVLSGTQEQKEQAALGIGELVQRTTEAAIKPYIIQLAGPLIRVISGQAIAPQIKTAILTTLTVLLEEVPQLVKPFHPQLTRTFVKSAQDPAALSVRNKAASGLGELMKHQPRVDPLITELIGGVRSGDSDIAPSMANALAAVCSSAGKNIGAAAKASIVELAEEAFEEKRSESYNLAISRVVAGLARTDPQCIKEIIDSFVAPALPPTPLVSIMILTVLEESPDVFYDLDCVEDIVRRVMSSISADSSAAARPAREARELMRKGRYGDDEKVQTLLR